The region CAAAGGGGAAGGGTTGTGTTTCACAAAGAAGCAGAATAAGCCCCGGTGTAGGGGCTGGTGGCCGTAATGGGGTCAATTTTTGGTGCACCtaatttctttttccatttgtttcctaGCCAACCGCCAATCGAGCGCATACGATGGCAATGCAACACACTGTAGGGCAATGAGGACAGTGGCCTACTTTGGCTAGTGACTTCTTTGTAAgcatttcttcgttttcttttaGAACTTCCTATGGGTATCCATCCGACTTTAGGTCGGATTGTTCTTTCTGTCGCGTTCGGTCGATCGCTTAAGATCATTCGCCCCAAAGCGTGTACCATGCTGTTGAGGGCAGAACCGACCGAGAACCGTTGAGCATTATGGTGGTACGCGGTTTTCAACAGAGACTGCCGCGTGTGGGTTGTTTGCTGCCACATTTGCCACATGCACTGCGGCAGCCTAATGTTCTGTTGTCGGcttcgttgccgtcgccgcctATAGCCGTTACCGGATGCCGGAactcgtttgctgctggtggtcggtttCTTACAATGCTGCCTCTCCATCTCCGCAGACGTGCAGAGCGTGGTGAGAGCTGGTGCGATGCGGTACGTTGAATTATTAAGCGACATCCCCAACGTAAACGCCACGAGCAAagctcgagtcgagtcgacGTGCCTCAAGACCAATTGGGGGGGCGGCGAGAGGAAAGTGGAGACGCGTTTCGCGTCAGAAGCGATTGTAGTCGCTGGATTTGCGAATGAATTTTTCATCCGTTGGAAAATTAGAAGAGAACCACGGTTTTTGGTTGCGTTATGCCCCCACCCGGGTTTTAGGTGGTCGCACAGCGCACACCTTGAACTCCCTTTGTGCTGCCACACGTAGCGCTGGGTAGCGGCCAATGTGGTCGCCTGCTccaaaaaagcgaacgaaaggtGTTGTCGCGTCGTGCCGTTTGCGGTGCGGCCCAAGGTGATCGTGCCCAAAAATGGTAACCAGGGAGTTTGCCCGTTCACacgcatcacatcgcatcgcatcgcatgacCCCCCGGACAAGGGACTGCTGCGAAGAGGAGTATCTCACATACGGATCTAGAGGTTGAGGGTCGTCAGCACAATCCAGGGAGGCGGTGCTAATGGCCTCGAAACGAGTGCGACTACAGGTGTGGCTCATTCGTATGCAAAATTCATTTGTTCTTCAACGGGCactcgatcgaaacgatgcTGCAgaactttcgcttttttgcgcGGAATTGCGGTTTGTGGATTGGGCGGTGGATTGATTTAATCATACAGCTAGAAGCCGCCCGGAGTACTTCTTTACAACCAACTTCTTTGCCTTGCTAATCATCTAATTGCATTcgtttgtttccctttttccgcaGCACGAACGTGGTGATGAACTACACAGAGATCGAGGGAAAGGTACGGGAAGCAACTAACGATGAGCCGTGGGGACCGACGGGGCCGCTGATGCAGGAACTAGCGCACGCCACCTTCACCTACGAACACTTCCCGGAGGTGATGTCGATGCTGTGGAAGCGCATGCTGCAGGATAACAAGACGAACTGGCGCCGAACGTACAAAAGTTTGCTTCTGCTCAACTACCTTGTCCGCAATGGGTCGGAGCGCGTTGTGACGTCCTCGCGGGAACACATCTACGATCTGCGCTCGCTCGAGAACTACACGTTCGTCGACGAGAACGGCAAGGATCAGGGCATTAACGTGCGGCACAAGGTGCGCGAGTTGATTGACTTCATCCAGGATGACGATCGGTTGCGCGAGGAGcggaaaaaggccaaaaagaACAAGGACAAGTACATTGGCATGAGCTCGGAAGCGATGGGTGGGTTGCGAtacggtggcagcggcggcggtggaggaggaggtggtggctCCGAGTACGGCGGTTACCGGGACAGCTACGAACGGCGTAGTGAGGATCGATGTAAGTGTCCGGCTTTTCAGCTAACCTGTTTGTCTCCTTTGGCTAACAAAGGTTCCGTTTAATTCTTATTCCATAGATAATGAATCacgaggaggtggtggtgatcatcaCGAGTACGACTATCAGTATGAAGGTGAGCGAGAGGATTCGGACAATGAATCGAACGGACCGTACGATCGCTCCGCGAACCGCTATCAGGACCGAGAGCCCGGTTCGAAAAGTCCTGCCACTCGCCAATCGTCCAGCCTGTCGATCGGATCGAcgggtggcagtggtggtgagcGCAAGATAAACCTCAACATTAAACCGGTCACTACGGggggtagcagtagtagtagcagcgtgGTGACGAGCGCTCCCCGTGCGGCCGCCTCGAAGCCGACGAAAAAGATCGATCTTGGTGCGGCGAGTGGTTTCGCAaaaacggctgctgctgcagctacctCGTCCGGCACAACGAAAGACTTCGGTATCCACTCACCGACCCACCGCAATACGCACGCGGAGGAAATTGTTGGTGCCGGTAACCAGCAGGAGGTGCTGGAAGATCTGTTCAAGACGTGCCCGACCAAGAGCACGTCGGCCTCGGCGTCGCTCGTCGGTaacaacgacgaggacgatgacttCAATCCTCGTGCCACGGAAGAGTTCGGTGACTTTGAGTCtgccttcggtggtggtggtggctcgagCAAGGCTCCGGCAACATCGGCGAGCAAGGAGGGAGAtgaatttgccgattttgctgCGTTCGGCGGATCGGCTCCATCGGGTGGTACCGGTGCTGCACCAGCGGCCACCGCAGATTTGCTGTTTGGTCTGGGTGGCGTCGCTCCGACCGCGACGACGGCAATGCCAGCCATGGCGAGTAGCGGTTCCGTCGATATACTTTCCGACCTCAGTGGCCTATCGCTCGGTggaggcagcagcacgaaTGGTAAGTTGTGTTTCATACGCTACGTCTCTCAGTAAGTCTTTCAGGACAGCGAGTGTTTACTCGTGTGTTCCTTAAAAAGAAGGGACATTATTAGTAGCGCGCAAGGTTGGAAGGAAGGTTGGCGCTCGCTTGTTTGGgtttcatttgccattttccgcATGCTGGTGATCTCTTGATCTCGATCGAAGCgcgtacaaacacacacctgTATTAGTTTCCGACGCGATTCGCCTCCACGCCTGCATCACACTTCCGtcccgttgttgtttgttccttGCTTGCCTATTCCTCCTGCGTCTGCTTCGTATTCGTCCGACTCCTCCAAACTCCCTCCCACAATGCATTCCACTCCGCGGAGGCGTTAGGCAACTGCGCGGCGAGTGTCACAGACGGACAACGGACAAGAAGAACGCTACGGACCGATGGTGcaactgttttgttttgctctttcagcaccacaacaacacactgGCAGCAGAAAGGCTGAGCTGGGCACCGAtagccaccaacagcagctgctgcaacgtcGGTACAAGGAGCTGCAGAATCAgctgaacgaaatgaaaccgaCCAATGCGGTCGGCAGTGGCCCCAGAGTGCCCGTTATCACGTGCGAAGAGGATCGACGGCAGGTGAATGAGAAGTTGGCTCAGCTGCTCCACTGCTTACCAGGACCGGTACAACCATCCGAGCTACTCGCGTGCTCGCTCGACGAAGGCATGTCCGTCGATTGGAACAAATTTACCGATGAGGCCCTGCCCGGTTTGCTGGATGATTTGCTTCACCTTATGGACGATCTGGATGAACCGTTGCTAGACCGATTGGTACTAGTCGATGCGAACGCATCGTTTCCACTGGAAACCATCAAGATGCTTACGAAAGCGGCCACTGTCACACAGAATGGAACAAGTCACAACCGAGCCCTGAAGCTACTGATCCGACTACTAACAGATGAGTCTGTACTACCGGCGGCGTTCATTTATGAATCTCAAAGTTCCATGGCAACCGAATCCGGTACATCACAGCACTCACTTGTGCAGCTACTCGCTGCCATTCCGAGTCGGATTGCAAACGCACTGAGGGAACGATTACCGGTTGAGCTGCACCCTCGGGAATATGGACGAATTCTGTTACGACAATTCATTCGAACGATTGCAATGATCGGCGAGCTGGTACGGTTCTACGGGCCGGAAACTGTACTTGCTCCCACCGGTCCCATTGCCCCAGCATTCCTCTCATCGCTTTTAAGCAAATTCGTAATCGATTTCAACCACGATCGTCAATCGCCGGCCTTAAAGGCGTCGCTGATCCTGCTTCTTCGTAGTAGTACCGGTTGCTTAGGCGACCACTCGGACAAGGAGGCATCGATGGCACACTTTAACCGTTGCATAGTAACCGGTCTAAGCGCAGCGGCCGTTGAAATCGTTGCTTTCATAGCGCTCCGGGAGCGTATCGATCTGCTGCC is a window of Anopheles aquasalis chromosome 2, idAnoAquaMG_Q_19, whole genome shotgun sequence DNA encoding:
- the LOC126572213 gene encoding clathrin interactor 1, which codes for MDKFISMWKVRELADKVTNVVMNYTEIEGKVREATNDEPWGPTGPLMQELAHATFTYEHFPEVMSMLWKRMLQDNKTNWRRTYKSLLLLNYLVRNGSERVVTSSREHIYDLRSLENYTFVDENGKDQGINVRHKVRELIDFIQDDDRLREERKKAKKNKDKYIGMSSEAMGGLRYGGSGGGGGGGGGSEYGGYRDSYERRSEDRYNESRGGGGDHHEYDYQYEGEREDSDNESNGPYDRSANRYQDREPGSKSPATRQSSSLSIGSTGGSGGERKINLNIKPVTTGGSSSSSSVVTSAPRAAASKPTKKIDLGAASGFAKTAAAAATSSGTTKDFGIHSPTHRNTHAEEIVGAGNQQEVLEDLFKTCPTKSTSASASLVGNNDEDDDFNPRATEEFGDFESAFGGGGGSSKAPATSASKEGDEFADFAAFGGSAPSGGTGAAPAATADLLFGLGGVAPTATTAMPAMASSGSVDILSDLSGLSLGGGSSTNAALFSSLNQTASSSNGGGGGLLQPISLLTPNSINNNNSSLLPGGPGSNQSTGTMPPSTVGTTWKNAGNINIDLDNLLGNGVKGGKGSANAPSMNQMKSIHSSPVHQQPQQPMASPLSPMGYGNFAVGAQAPPSAATTVQPAMMMGGIGGGSFLNGSSSNAQPSSAGPAFGAFNAFQ